In the Leishmania donovani BPK282A1 complete genome, chromosome 31 genome, one interval contains:
- a CDS encoding zinc transporter-like protein: MSPEQPRETTGLTVAPAGPAATNYHTASNTVHVTVAEERTIDEALSVVNARRESEKKVLLGALIFCFVFMIVEFASGVIAHSLALLTDAIHLLTDVGSYALSIGALVAAGRAACGRYSYGWHRAEVIGTLISVFSIWALVTWIVIEAGYRTYDMYMCSRVPAQASAGAVKARECQAVDSRLMILVGVLGMLVNVVCASILYFGGSHGHSHFGSSHGHSHGESEMHDHDHSHRDLHEGGHGHNHAHDDRHDHGHDHGHGHGYLAESGGGIGSHKGFAVHAAILHAMGDCVQSIGVIFAGSFIYFSNLAYYGNHTYEHSLFNLADPFCSVMFALITLSMTKALLMDLLSILMESTPASVDYYALETALQQIDGVASVHDLHVWSLSAEYVSLSVHLVADNAAEALQKAQHICKEHFGIGHTTIQIDSVAVGTAGCASACASPTAHDEILSHYM, translated from the coding sequence ATGTCACCTGAGCAACCGAGAGAGACGACGGGGTTGACGGTGGCCCCTGCCGGTCCGGCGGCGACCAACTACCACACTGCGTCTAATACGGTGCACGTCACGGTTGCCGAAGAGCGCACGATCGATGAGGCGCTGTCCGTCGTCAATGCCCGCCGCGAGTCGGAGAAGAAGGTTCTCCTGGGCGCCCTCATTTTCTGCTTTGTCTTTATGATCGTCGAGTTTGCCAGCGGTGTGATTGCCCACTCGCTGGCCCTACTCACGGACGCCATCCACTTGTTGACCGATGTCGGGTCCTATGCGCTGAGTATTGGTGCCCTTGTCGCAGCTgggcgtgcggcgtgcggccGCTACAGCTACGGCTGGCACCGGGCTGAGGTGATTGGCACCCTCATCTCTGTCTTTTCGATCTGGGCGTTGGTGACCTGGATTGTCATTGAGGCAGGGTACCGCACCTACGACATGTACATGTGCAGTCGCGTACCGGCGCAAGCTTCCGCTGGCGCAGTGAAGGCTCGCGAGTGTCAAGCAGTGGACTCGCGTCTCATGATTTTAGTTGGTGTGCTTGGCATGCTGGTGAACGTTGTGTGTGCCTCCATCCTCTACTTTGGCGGCTCTCACGGCCACAGCCACTTCGGCTCCTCGCACGGGCACAGCCACGGCGAGAGTGAGATGCACGACCATGATCACAGTCATAGAGACCTTCACGAGGGCGGCCACGGACACAACCACGCACACGACGACCGTCACGATCACGGGCACGACCATGGACACGGTCACGGATATCTAGCGGaaagcggtggcggcattGGCAGCCACAAGGGTTTTGCCGTGCACGCCGCTATCCTGCATGCCATGGGCGACTGCGTCCAATCCATCGGTGTCATTTTCGCTGGTAGTTTCATCTACTTCAGCAACTTAGCCTACTACGGCAATCACACGTACGAGCACTCCCTCTTCAACCTTGCCGACCCGTTCTGCTCCGTCATGTTCGCTCTCATCACGCTGAGCATGAccaaggcgctgctgatggaCCTGCTTAGTATTCTGATGGAGAGCACGCCGGCAAGCGTCGACTACTATGCACTGGAGACGGCGCTCCAGCAGATCGACGGTGTCGCCAGTGTGCACGACCTGCACGTATGGTCCCTATCTGCCGAGTACGTCTCCCTCTCGGTGCACCTGGTGGCGGACAATgccgccgaggcgctgcaaAAGGCGCAGCACATCTGCAAGGAGCACTTTGGCATTGGCCACACCACCATTCAGATCGACTCAGTGGCTGTCGGCACAGCCgggtgcgccagcgcctgcgcttCGCCGACTGCGCATGATGAGATTTTGAGCCACTACATGTGA